One window from the genome of Candidatus Methylacidiphilales bacterium encodes:
- a CDS encoding TIGR02206 family membrane protein, giving the protein MNLVTMSWPFDLEHSVVIALMLIIPGLAAWGARKSQGVLLGVRWSFTVMLVGNKFFALYLALNVEGIGWRDILPLHVCDLATLWVILALWSRNQIWMDLAYFWGLAGTLQGVLTPDLPVEFPHARWFSFFISHAGIVAGVLYLVWGERRRVYLRSVWAAWKWIMVYAVCVSVVNVLLGTNYGYLCAPPQNPSLIDYLGPWPWYIGSLMILAVVKFFIYYLPFAWSDFRRRQQGAAR; this is encoded by the coding sequence TTGAATTTAGTCACCATGAGTTGGCCTTTTGATCTTGAGCATAGTGTTGTCATTGCGTTGATGCTGATCATCCCTGGATTGGCAGCTTGGGGTGCAAGGAAGAGCCAAGGTGTTTTACTCGGCGTGCGATGGAGCTTTACGGTTATGCTAGTGGGTAACAAATTTTTTGCGCTTTATCTTGCTCTAAATGTGGAAGGCATCGGGTGGCGCGACATTTTGCCTTTACACGTTTGTGATCTGGCGACGCTGTGGGTGATTTTAGCTTTGTGGAGCCGCAATCAAATATGGATGGATTTGGCCTATTTTTGGGGATTGGCAGGCACTTTGCAAGGGGTGCTGACGCCAGACTTGCCTGTGGAGTTTCCGCATGCGCGGTGGTTTTCGTTTTTTATTTCGCATGCAGGTATCGTGGCTGGGGTCTTATATTTAGTGTGGGGGGAACGACGACGGGTTTATTTGCGTTCGGTCTGGGCTGCTTGGAAATGGATTATGGTTTATGCGGTCTGTGTATCGGTGGTGAATGTGCTTTTGGGGACGAATTACGGCTATCTGTGCGCTCCGCCTCAGAATCCTTCGCTGATTGATTATCTTGGTCCTTGGCCATGGTATATCGGCAGTCTGATGATTTTGGCTGTGGTGAAGTTTTTTATTTACTACCTTCCTTTTGCTTGGAGTGATTTTCGTCGAAGACAACAGGGGGCTGCTAGATAA
- the ruvA gene encoding Holliday junction branch migration protein RuvA, with protein MITQLRGILLQSLPTQVTIDVQGVGYEVFIPLSTYDRLPSPQQPCTLLTQLIVREDAHVLYGFATHEERDLFRLLIQHVTGVGPRMAIQILNHLSPDEFRAAILQHDVTRLSQIKGIGKKTAERIVLDLRDKINLTASPAASPANPQASSQQAATDAVLALVALGYKQQEAQTAVKQAQLHCPNASPETLLREALKLI; from the coding sequence ATGATCACACAACTCCGTGGTATCCTCCTCCAATCCTTGCCTACACAAGTGACAATCGACGTGCAAGGTGTCGGATATGAAGTTTTTATCCCCCTTTCCACCTATGATCGTCTCCCATCGCCTCAACAGCCCTGCACCTTACTGACGCAACTCATCGTTCGCGAAGATGCCCATGTCCTCTACGGCTTCGCTACACACGAAGAGCGTGACCTCTTTCGCCTCCTCATTCAACACGTCACAGGAGTCGGCCCTCGTATGGCGATTCAGATCCTTAATCATCTCTCACCGGATGAATTTCGTGCGGCTATTCTTCAACACGACGTCACTCGCCTCAGCCAGATTAAAGGCATCGGAAAAAAAACAGCCGAACGCATCGTCCTAGATCTTCGTGATAAAATCAACCTTACTGCCTCTCCAGCCGCTTCACCAGCCAATCCGCAGGCTTCCTCACAACAAGCCGCCACAGATGCTGTGCTCGCCCTAGTCGCCTTGGGTTACAAACAACAAGAGGCGCAGACTGCCGTAAAGCAAGCACAACTGCACTGCCCGAATGCAAGCCCCGAAACGCTCTTGCGAGAAGCATTAAAGCTTATCTAG